A genomic window from Populus alba chromosome 19, ASM523922v2, whole genome shotgun sequence includes:
- the LOC118027748 gene encoding protein PNS1-like yields MDAAATGINVQNFHSKDQEEKPPSLIPIKVQESSVRIETTTVAGLFVQRLFRALFFVHILLIAILVICLAIRGLLSSHSHNFHPKKWYPPLLAATACAGIVAFTWQWFTFRNPSRALRAAFWLSPLLTCAVGVLFLLISSTASLTIGVIAIVLALILSLYACWVNSRFDYATKVLSVTAASPPAKTTTLINLSIILSNLYSCFLVSGIGGATAVGTVIDTSFIVVILASLAWSTQVMKNTLQVTIARIKYLHFASGADMDSRIALRDTIKYSMGSVCISSVLVPIITVIRGSARAISLIAGGTDEFLFSCANCYSAVAATLVNYGNRWGLVQVGVYNKGFVQASMDTWEMLRRVGLEPIIDRDLTGSFCFLCGMAGGAICTLVGGTWTFVVHKSYATEVSIYAFLIGYFMCRIAMAWQQSCVAAYYIAYAENPENPRLDTTILFRVQEFQRRGA; encoded by the exons ATGGATGCTGCAGCTACAGGTATTAATGTGCAGAACTTCCACAGTAAAGATCAAGAGGAAAAACCTCCATCCTTAATCCCCATCAAG gttCAAGAATCAAGCGTCCGGATTGAAACCACGACAGTGGCGGGGCTATTCGTCCAGAGGCTCTTTCGAGCCCTCTTCTTTGTTCACATCCTCCTAATCGCGATCCTAGTAATCTGCCTCGCCATCCGTGGCCTCCTCTCCTCCCACAGCCACAATTTTCACCCTAAGAAGTGGTATCCTCCACTCCTTGCTGCAACAGCATGCGCTGGGATTGTGGCTTTCACATGGCAATGGTTCACTTTCCGCAACCCTTCAAGAGCCCTGAGAGCAGCGTTCTGGCTTAGCCCCTTGCTAACCTGTGCAGTAGGCGTCCTGTTTCTATTAATTAGCTCTACTGCAAGTTTAACAATAGGCGTCATTGCTATAGTTCTTGCCCTGATTCTATCCCTTTATGCTTGCTGGGTGAATTCTCGATTCGATTATGCCACCAAGGTTTTGTCGGTTACTGCTGCTTCCCCTCCTGCTAAGACCACCACATTAATCAACCTCTCAATCATCCTAAGCAATTTGTATTCCTGTTTCTTGGTATCTGGGATTGGCGGAGCCACTGCTGTTGGAACTGTGATAGACACTTCGTTCATTGTGGTGATCCTTGCGAGCCTGGCATGGAGTACGCAAGTGATGAAAAACACATTGCAAGTTACAATTGCACGCATCAAGTACCTCCACTTTGCATCTGGAGCAGATATGGACTCGAGAATAGCTTTACGGGACACAATCAAATATTCAATGGGAAGTGTGTGCATCAGCTCAGTCCTTGTGCCTATAATTACCGTAATCCGTGGATCAGCCCGAGCAATTAGTTTGATTGCAGGGGGCACAGACGAGTTCTTGTTTTCCTGTGCTAATTGTTATTCTGCTGTTGCTGCAACACTAGTTAACTATGGGAATCGGTGGGGTCTTGTGCAAGTAGGGGTTTATAATAAGGGGTTTGTGCAGGCATCCATGGACACATGGGAGATGCTCAGGAGAGTTGGGTTGGAGCCTATAATTGACAGAGATCTGACAGGgtctttctgttttctttgtGGGATGGCAGGAGGTGCGATATGCACCCTGGTTGGAGGAACATGGACATTTGTGGTTCACAAGAGCTATGCTACAGAAGTGTCAATTTATGCATTCCTGATTGGCTACTTCATG TGTCGGATAGCAATGGCATGGCAACAATCATGTGTTGCAGCTTACTACATTGCTTACGCAGAGAACCCAGAGAACCCACGGCTTGACACAACTATACTATTTCGCGTTCAAGAATTTCAGAGACGTGGAGCTTAA
- the LOC118027751 gene encoding small ribosomal subunit protein uS4y-like produces MGRHSGRPYEKERLDAELKLVGEYGLRAKRELWRFQYDLNHIRNAARRRLPLDEKNPRRIFEGEALLHRMSMYGLLEEKQNTLNYVLADLALTVDNSLERRLQTLVFKAGPLGGGCPGR; encoded by the coding sequence ATGGGAAGACATTCAGGACGCCCATATGAGAAAGAACGGTTGGACGCCGAGCTGAAACTTGTTGGAGAGTATGGTCTTCGTGCCAAGAGGGAGTTATGGAGGTTTCAATATGATCTGAACCACATCCGTAATGCTGCAAGAAGGCGTCTCCCTCTGGATGAGAAGAATCCACGTCGAATATTTGAAGGTGAAGCCCTCCTCCATAGGATGTCCATGTATGGTCTTTTGGAGGAGAAACAGAATACGCTTAATTATGTCCTAGCGGACCTGGCCCTCACTGTTGATAACTCCCTTGAGCGTCGCCTCCAGACCCTTGTGTTTAAGGCTGGTCCACTTGGTGGTGGCTGTCCTGGAAGATGA
- the LOC118027750 gene encoding uncharacterized protein isoform X2 — protein sequence MGSTIRIGSSILLPISSSSSSPKSSNILRNDKIGYGFQFSGNGCITKISAITPNGSVFPSASSHGESSSMGDVHRRKSSLESLFCYDKPIPEERIEEPVGVSLAAKVIGDNPRCTDCRAKGAVLCTTCSGSGLYVDSIMESQGIIVKVVVEQGTSCAQNVVA from the exons ATGGGTTCTACAATTAGAATTGGGTCATCAATTCTCTtgcccatttcttcttcttcttcttcaccaaaATCATCAAATATACTGAGGAATGATAAGATTGGATATGGGTTTCAATTCAGTGGAAATGGGTGCATCACAAAAATCTCTGCCATCACTCCTAATGGCTCTGTTTTTCCTTCCGCTTCTTCTCATGGG GAGTCAAGTTCAATGGGAGATGTGCATAGAAGAAAAAGCAGTCTTGAATCTCTGTTTTGTTATGATAAGCCTATACCAGAGGAGAGAATTGAGGAGCCCGTAGGTGTTTCGTTGGCTGCGAAAGTAATTGGAGATAATCCTCGGTGCACTGATTGCCGAGCCAAAGGCGCTGTTCTCTGCACCACATGCTCTGGTTCTGGCTTATATGTTGACTCTATAATGGAAAGCCAGGGCATCATTGTCAAG GTTGTGGTGGAACAGGGAACATCATGTGCTCAGAATGTGGTGGCCTAG
- the LOC118027750 gene encoding uncharacterized protein isoform X1, whose amino-acid sequence MGSTIRIGSSILLPISSSSSSPKSSNILRNDKIGYGFQFSGNGCITKISAITPNGSVFPSASSHGESSSMGDVHRRKSSLESLFCYDKPIPEERIEEPVGVSLAAKVIGDNPRCTDCRAKGAVLCTTCSGSGLYVDSIMESQGIIVKVRCLGCGGTGNIMCSECGGLGHLGTK is encoded by the exons ATGGGTTCTACAATTAGAATTGGGTCATCAATTCTCTtgcccatttcttcttcttcttcttcaccaaaATCATCAAATATACTGAGGAATGATAAGATTGGATATGGGTTTCAATTCAGTGGAAATGGGTGCATCACAAAAATCTCTGCCATCACTCCTAATGGCTCTGTTTTTCCTTCCGCTTCTTCTCATGGG GAGTCAAGTTCAATGGGAGATGTGCATAGAAGAAAAAGCAGTCTTGAATCTCTGTTTTGTTATGATAAGCCTATACCAGAGGAGAGAATTGAGGAGCCCGTAGGTGTTTCGTTGGCTGCGAAAGTAATTGGAGATAATCCTCGGTGCACTGATTGCCGAGCCAAAGGCGCTGTTCTCTGCACCACATGCTCTGGTTCTGGCTTATATGTTGACTCTATAATGGAAAGCCAGGGCATCATTGTCAAGGTCAGGTGCTTAG GTTGTGGTGGAACAGGGAACATCATGTGCTCAGAATGTGGTGGCCTAGGTCATCTTGGAACCAAGTAA
- the LOC118027749 gene encoding protein pns1-like → MDAAATGINAQNFHIQDQEEKPPSIIPTKVQESSVRIETTTVAGLFVQRLFRAIFFVHILLIAILVICLAIRGLLSSHSHNFHPKKWYPPLLAATACAGIVAFTWQWFTFRNPSRALRAAFWLSPLLTCAVGVLFVLISSTASLTIGVIAIVLALILSLYACWVNSRFEYATKVLSVTAASRPAKTTTLINLSIILSILYSCFLVSGIGGATAVGTVIDTSFIVVILASLAWSTQVMKNTLQVTIARIKYLHFASGADMDSRIALRDTIKYSMGSVCISSVLVPIITVIRGSARAISLIAGGTDEFLFSCANCYSAVAATLVNYGNRWGLVQVGVYNKGFVQASMDTWEMLRRVGLEPIIDRDLTGSFCFLCGMAGGAICTLVGGTWTFAVHKSYATEVSIYAFLIGYFMCRIAMAWQQSCVAAYYIAYAENPENPRLDPTILFRIQEFQRRGA, encoded by the exons ATGGATGCTGCAGCTACGGGTATTAATGCGCAGAACTTCCACATTCAAGATCAAGAGGAAAAACCTCCATCCATAATCCCCACCAAG gTTCAAGAATCAAGCGTCCGGATTGAAACCACGACAGTGGCGGGGCTATTCGTCCAGAGGCTCTTTCGAGCCATCTTCTTTGTTCACATCCTCCTAATCGCGATCCTAGTAATCTGCCTCGCCATCCGTGGCCTCCTCTCCTCCCACAGCCACAATTTTCACCCTAAGAAGTGGTATCCTCCACTCCTTGCTGCAACAGCATGCGCTGGGATTGTGGCTTTCACATGGCAATGGTTCACTTTCCGCAACCCTTCAAGAGCCCTGAGAGCAGCCTTCTGGCTTAGCCCCTTGCTAACCTGTGCAGTAGGCGTGCTGTTCGTATTAATTAGCTCTACTGCAAGTTTAACAATAGGCGTCATTGCTATAGTTCTTGCCCTGATTCTATCCCTTTATGCTTGCTGGGTGAATTCTCGATTCGAATATGCCACCAAGGTTTTGTCCGTTACTGCTGCTTCCCGTCCTGCTAAGACCACCACATTAATCAACCTCTCAATCATCCTAAGCATTTTGTATTCCTGTTTCTTGGTATCTGGGATTGGCGGAGCCACTGCTGTTGGAACTGTGATAGACACTTCGTTCATTGTGGTGATCCTTGCGAGCCTGGCATGGAGTACGCAAGTGATGAAAAACACATTGCAAGTTACAATTGCACGCATCAAGTACCTCCACTTTGCATCTGGAGCAGATATGGACTCGAGAATAGCTTTACGGGACACAATCAAATATTCAATGGGAAGTGTGTGCATCAGCTCAGTCCTTGTGCCTATAATTACCGTAATCCGTGGATCTGCCCGAGCAATTAGTTTGATTGCAGGGGGCACAGACGAGTTCTTGTTTTCCTGTGCTAATTGTTATTCTGCTGTTGCTGCAACACTAGTTAACTATGGGAATCGGTGGGGTCTTGTGCAAGTAGGGGTTTATAATAAGGGGTTTGTGCAGGCATCCATGGACACATGGGAGATGCTCAGGAGAGTTGGGTTGGAGCCTATAATTGACAGAGATCTGACAGGgtctttctgttttctttgtGGGATGGCAGGAGGTGCGATATGCACCCTGGTTGGAGGAACATGGACATTTGCCGTTCACAAGAGCTATGCTACAGAAGTGTCAATCTATGCATTCCTGATTGGCTACTTCATG TGTCGGATAGCAATGGCATGGCAACAATCATGTGTTGCAGCTTACTACATTGCTTACGCAGAGAACCCAGAGAACCCACGGCTTGACCCAACTATACTTTTTCGCATTCAAGAATTTCAGAGGCGTGGAGCTTAA
- the LOC118027806 gene encoding cyclic dof factor 1, whose product MKGESKDPAFKLFGRKIPVPDTQFPAEPLAKGSCNDITKLETKGPGEENSEEPEFFSALGQGEEEIQAAMQVNETEVIAKPKEGQLETNGTDKERVFKKPDKILPCPRCNSLDTKFCYFNNYNVNQPRHFCKNCQRYWTAGGTMRNVPIGAGRRKNKHLATQYHQILVSSDGMPIARMENSDSAGHQLSSSVESATTLSPSTANGTVLKFGPEAPLCDSMETVLNLGDPKRYVETSSVNYQDNGEEPPSRGSSKAAFIVCENELPENIMQEQVDLPASSNNLSAPHSLLCYSVPSWVFPWNPSWNNDTSMAAAQYSSGQACMTNVPTQVQLCPTPMLAVPSICPPNIPLQFVPASYWSCMPPWTAGTGNVPPCGSNGCLSPSSSTTTSYCSGNGSPKLGKHSRDSKFMDEEKTEKCILVPKTLRIDDPSEASKSPLWATFGLPPDQKDPTSEGCGHVSDATNVLEANPAALSRSQTFQESG is encoded by the exons ATGAAGGGTGAGTCCAAAGATCCAGCTTTCAAGCTCTTTGGTAGAAAGATTCCGGTGCCTGACACTCAGTTTCCGGCCGAACCACTAGCCAAG GGCAGCTGCAATGACATAACAAAATTAGAAACTAAGGGTCCTGGTGAAGAAAACTCAGAAGAACCTGAATTCTTCTCTGCTTTAGGACAAGGTGAGGAAGAGATCCAAGCTGCAATGCAAGTGAATGAGACAGAAGTAATTGCTAAGCCTAAGGAAGGTCAGCTTGAGACTAATGGTACAGACAAAGAGAGAGTCTTCAAGAAGCCAGATAAAATTCTACCATGTCCACGATGCAACAGTTTAGACACAAAATTCTGTTACTTCAATAACTACAATGTCAACCAACCGAGGCATTTCTGCAAGAATTGCCAAAGATATTGGACAGCTGGTGGAACAATGAGAAATGTCCCTATTGGTGCTGGCCGACGGAAGAATAAGCACTTAGCTACTCAATATCATCAGATATTAGTATCTTCTGATGGAATGCCTATTGCCAGGATGGAAAACTCAGACTCAGCCGGTCACCAACTTTCATCATCTGTTGAATCTGCGACCACTTTGAGTCCCTCAACAGCAAATGGGACGGTTCTGAAATTTGGTCCTGAAGCACCTCTTTGTGATTCCATGGAGACCGTGCTTAATCTTGGAGACCCAAAAAGATATGTTGAGACGAGTTCAGTCAATTATCAAGATAATGGAGAGGAGCCGCCCTCACGAGGATCATCCAAGGCAGCTTTCATTGTTTGTGAAAATGAATTGCCTGAAAATATTATGCAGGAGCAAGTTGATCTGCCAGCATCTTCTAACAACCTCAGCGCTCCACATTCTCTGCTTTGTTATTCTGTTCCTTCATGGGTTTTTCCTTGGAATCCATCTTGGAATAACGATACTTCCATGGCTGCAGCTCAGTACTCCTCTGGCCAGGCTTGCATGACAAATGTTCCCACTCAAGTTCAATTGTGCCCCACACCAATGTTGGCGGTTCCCAGCATTTGTCCGCCCAACATTCCTTTGCAATTTGTACCTGCTTCTTATTGGAGTTGCATGCCCCCATGGACTGCTGGAACTGGAAATGTACCACCGTGTGGATCGAATGGCTGCCTTTCTCCATCATCCTCTACCACCACCAGTTATTGCTCGGGAAATGGCTCACCAAAATTAGGCAAGCATTCTAGAGATTCAAAATTTATGGATGAAGAAAAGACAGAAAAATGTATATTGGTTCCGAAAACTCTGAGAATTGATGACCCAAGTGAGGCTTCAAAGAGTCCTCTATGGGCTACATTTGGTCTCCCGCCTGACCAGAAGGATCCCACATCAGAAGGCTGTGGTCATGTATCCGACGCCACTAATGTACTGGAAGCAAACCCGGCAGCTCTATCTCGCTCTCAAACCTTCCAGGAGAGTGGCTAA